From the Telopea speciosissima isolate NSW1024214 ecotype Mountain lineage chromosome 9, Tspe_v1, whole genome shotgun sequence genome, the window AGGGAACACTCCTTTGAGTCATCAACGTACAGGTGATAATGTAAATTCCAGGGGGACTCTTAATTTTCTGTCCGGAGATTCCACCACTGCTTCAGGAAACTCGAGAGCCAGAAGAAAGAACGTGAGTACTCAATTTAAAGATCAAAATAAGATGAATGATAAAGTTCACTACTTCACTTTCCTTTTTAAATCTTTCTAGATTGATTTCTGTAAATACCCAGATCCTATCATTATTGGGTTCTCAAATTCCATCTCTAGAATTATACTCGTCTCTCATTAATGTAATTTATATGGATTTTTTCAGGTTCATGGAGTATTGAGTGCAGTCAGCTGGGGAATTCTAATGCCTATTGGTGTCATTATAGCTAGGTACTTGAAGGTGTTCAAGTCTGCAGATCCAGCCTGGTTTTATCTCCACATTGCTTGTCAATCCTCTGCATACTTAGTTGGGGTTGCTGGATGGGGAATAGGTCTCAAACTTGGTAGTGAATCTTCTGGCCTTCAATATAATTCTCACAGAAACATTGGGATTACCCTATTTGTTCTTGGCACACTTCAGGTACTGAcacatctctttctctttctctctctcatacccACCTGGACCTAGCTAATCTCCATTGATTCATGAGTAGCTTTCTAATAGAAATGTTTTGACTTTTGACAGGTGTTTGCTCTGCTTTTGAGACCCAATAAAGATCATAAGTACAGGCTCTACTGGAACATTTACCATCTGTCAACTGGATACTGTGTCATAATCCTTAGCATCATCAACATCTTCAAGGGCTTTGATATTTTAGACCCTGAGAAGGAGTGGAAGAATGCCTATATTGGTATTATTGTCTGTTTGGGCATCATTGCATTGATTCTGGAAGCCATTACTTGGTTTATTGTTCtgaagaggaggaggtccaTAAGCACAGAAAAATCTCACCAGGGTGTGAATAGGGTGAATGGGGAGAATGGAGAGGGTGCCAGACCAGGAGTGTagattagagagagaaagactgaTGTGGGCTCTGTCCACAGaagttttgtgttttttctcttgctatttattattattgcttctcTTTAGATTAGAAGCTATTCTTTCTTAGGTTGTGTTTTGGTCTGAATTCTCGCAATAGATTCTTGGTTTAGAACACATTCTGAAATCtgattcttttctattttatcgtGTCAGAATATGTTTTAGACTCAGAATCTATTCtgagaatacataccaaatacAGTGTTACGAGTGTAGAGTGTTATTTGGGAGATGGTTATCATGCCCCTTGGGATGTATGTATTTATCTACTACTGTACATTTGAGATTTCTCCCATTTTATACAGAGGTTTTCTTACTTGGATCATAAACTAGGGCTTCCCGTGGATCGATCGATGTAGTTTGAGCAATGTCAACTGAAAAGTTCCAACAAACCAGACAGTTTTTTAATCTGTATGAATTAGGAGAGTTTTAATTAATCTATAGGGGTTATGAGTAGTGTCTTTTGAATTAATCTCAATTAATCACAACATGAAGCTTAACAGGACTGGGTCTGTGTTGTCTTGGTAGATATATATGATCTGGGCTAAGAAGTCCCTTTCCCCACCTCTTTTACCAATGTTCAGGAAAGAGCATCTGCAAGTATTGAGAAGCTCTtaacattaaaagaaaaaataaacacaTTGTAGAGTAATTGTAATTCATTGATCAGAAAATTTTACCCATGAGAACAGATACTTTAACAAAGGCTGCTTTCTGACTACAGGACCTTGGAATTTATAGAGAATGTTTagaaaaaccatttaaaatatggatttgggtcctctgtagcgcgaTGCGACACAGTGTAACGCACATCCCACAGCCCACAGTGCttgggcatgcagcccaacacccAAGAGGGGGgttgggctgcatgcccaaGCACTGTGGGCCGTGGGAAGTGCGCTACACTCTGTGTcgtgctacagaggagcccGACGCTTTAAAATATAATGGATGTAATTTATTGCCCcttttcttattcttaaaagttatttaatacaaTCTTATGTCAAATGAcaggatttaccctcattgaagaaaaaaaatatggtatcctaaaaaggcaaaaatgtAAAGTTACAACTTAATTTACCATTTTTATTACaattctcaaaaataaaaaggtaattTGAATATGATCAAAGAGATAAAGAACTTTGACCAGAAGTGTGTCCTATGCCAGCAtgcccatgagtctatctctctcctcaatagAGAGAGATACCCAGTTGGTTATTATGTAATGCCTGCTTGTTTGCTTGGTgctcaataaatcaaaaagaccTGAAGTTAGAGAAAATGAGAGAATAGATTCCATACGCCTTTCCATTCTTTGATGGTCCACTTTTCTTGAGCCAAATACACCTGTCTCCTTCGGGTCAAACCAACCATTGAATGAGAAATCTTTCCAAGTTCACCAAAGGgatattatgtttctttttaaTACTTTCAAAGGGATAGATAATGAAGTGATCGACCCCACTATTGTGCCGATGCCATATCCGTGATATGGTACGTATCAAGgttaaaatgattaaaaaaaccCGTTTTTAAAGGAGAATAAGGGACATATTTGTTTGATACAACTGGTCTGTGTCGATACCAATTCGATACTGTATTGATTCCTAGGTTGACCGATACCTGTTCCGATACCATGCAATAAAACCATGATTAGGGCCGGGTTGGACTGAGCCGAGCTAGGTAggattgggcctgggctgagttAAGAGAGCCTAGGGTTGTTGCACCCCTATTAGTCTACAATGCAGTCAAAACTTGGGTTAGGtatgtttgatatgcattcttgaaatagaTTTGGAGtctaaaatgcattttgaagttcaaattttattttattttttaatttatttagaTGAACTGTTAAGAAAATTCTTTAGTCTGTAATTAGGCCTGCGAAATTCGGGCCAGCCCGCTACTAGACCCACCTTAGCTGGGCTGATTTCGGCCCAATCGGTTGGGCTGAAGTGAAGGTCAAGATTCAAGAATCACAATAGGGACAGCAGTAGGGTTATAAGAAGTGGCTCACCCagcttcctttccttctctttggcGAAGCTGTCGTTACTAAGCGAGGAGTTGGAGCCGCTGAACACATATCTTCCTCGACCTTTCTCGCTGCAACAAGCCTACAACCAACAATGGGTATTTCTCGCTGCATCGTTTATTCGATTTTTCTACACCCACTTCACCATTGAgtcctctctgtctctctctcaccctGAGGGAGTGTCGTCAATCTGTACTATTGTGATTCTAATGGCGAAAATCGTTTTCTGTGGACAGGTATTTCTCGTGATTCCATGCACAAGAGACGTTCCACGGGAGGCAAAAAGAAAGcatggagaaagaagagaaagtaagCTCTTCTTTACAAACCCTAGTCAGTAATTTTGTTGTTCGTTTACATTTTTCTTCGTTTCCCCCCTTTGTATTCTGTTAAATGGATTCTGAATTCATATTTTATTTAACCGTCTTCATCTTTCAAGGTACGAGCTCGGGCGACAGCCTGCGAACACGAAACTATCAAGCAACAAGACGGTAAGGAGGATTAGGGTGCGAGGAGGGAACGTAAAATGGCGTGCCTTGAGGCTTGACACGGGAAACTACTCATGGGGGAGTGAGGCGGTTACCCGCAAGACTCGTGTACTGGATGTGGTCTACAATGCTTCTAACAACGAGCTTGTGCGTACCCAGACCCTGGTGAAGGGTGCAATCGTTCAGGTCGATGCTGCTCCCTTCAAGCAGTGGTATCTTCAACATTATGGCCTCGACATTGGCCGCAAGAAGAAGCCTTCCGCTTCCGCCAAGAAAGATGGAGAGGTATGGGCAACggtttacccctctctctctctccacctccCTCCCCTATATCATTTTAACTCAGTAGTTTGTTCTCTGTAATCAGTAGCTTTGATCTGTTTTTATTTCTCCCTTATAGGCTGTAATCAGTCTAGCTTTGATCTGTTTTTCCCTATTCTAATTCTTAACCACCAGTTTTACCATTCAACCTTAGTTACTCCCAGGTCTATGAGCTGTGACCCATTTGTAAATTTGATTCTTTCGGTACCTTACTGTAGATTTGTCATCTAATTGGACACAGACCAGTTGAAGGTCTTTCACTTTTCTATCACTATCAGTTGACTGTGGAAGTAATTAGCTTCCAGTAATTAATTTCCTTCGCATAGATGCACTCTCATATTGTGCTACTCTATTTCATGTTTAATCACTTCCTTCCAAGTCTCATAGCATGAGTCACAGGTTTCATCCTGTGATGATTGGTGAAATAAGGTTCTAAGCATCTGATGTGGCCACATACATTTTTGTtaacaaaaatttaaattagtAGTGGGACTGCCCTCACattgtaaatttattttttattttaatttgattgataaagaaagaaatgcaAGCTCTGTACAAAAGGAACTGATTAGAGGTGGGAGTCACTAAAAACAACAATAGTAGAACTTACTGTATAATGCATATTAGCATATTTAATAACAGTGCACTTTCCATTTTATCTGCTATCTTGCCATTCTGTGTCTTGGAAAAACAACTTTGAGGAACAATCACTCATGCTTTTACTCTTGGCATTGCGAAAGAACACTTGTTTCAGTATTTTTGTGTAAAGCCTGTCATTGACGGGAATAGGTTGGAATTGATCTTCTAATCTATATGGAAGAGCACATGGTCTAATATTCCTAAAATTCTGCTCCCTCCCCCCAATACACTCCTGGTTCATAATTAGGCATTGTTTTGTTATTACTTGgccttttttttatgtttttaagtgTGATGGACTGAATAGTATAGACCAACAATATGGGTTTGGAGGGTACGTGGACATTAGTTTTTAATTGAGTAGATCAAGTGTAATTGAAGAATTATTTTTCAATACAACTCCCTGGGAAATTGAGATGGTGTGCCACCTTAGTGAAGGCTGTGCTTATTTCTCTTCTCAGTCGATCTTTCCTTCCCTCCCAACTTCTTTTCATTCTTCatattttcttctctgttttctttccTTATTACAGTTGCAGGCTGCTGGAATCTAGAAACCAGAAAGCTTTCAGCTGCTGGTGTATCAGAGAAACCCTTTAACCTTGGGCCTCTGCTGCATCAATCAAATCCTTGATTCCTAAATCCTAATCTTGGGATTGTGGTTTGGCTGGCTGCATCATCCCCTTCCAAATCATTCCTTCATTGGCTTGTTTCTGGCACTTTTAAATCAATGATGCAGATGAAATCTTAGCTACTATGGATGCATCATCAAAATTGTGACTCTGTTGCCTCCAGCCATCATCTATGATCATGTCATGTTTTCCGTGGTTGGAATCTGACATATGGCTGTGCGACATTGGTCTGCTTcatattatcattatgcatCTTTGCTTTCTTGTTTAGGGGTTTCTTTTGCCCATGGAAGCACATTACCCCTTAATTCCTGATTGACTTAGGCTTCTTATGATTTGGCAGTTGCTGTGCTGCAGCTGTTTTTATTGTAGATTTAGAGACATTGATTGAAACTAATGAAGGTTTTCCTGTTCTGTTTGATAGGAAGTTGAGGCTACAACTGAGGAGGcaaagaaaagcaaccatgTCCTGAGGAAACTTGAGAAGCGCCAACAAGAACACAAGCTTGATCCTCATATTGAAGAGCAGTTTGGTGGTGGTCGGTTGTTGGCTGCAATCTCATCTCGGCCTGGTCAATGCGGTCGAGCTGATGGGTATGTGATAGTGTTCCTATTTGTACTACTTTTCTGCCTGAATTCGTTAAAACTAAGAAATAATCTCTCAATGGAGAGGTATTGAACTGACAGCATACATTGTCAAACCTGTGGTGGGTTGTAAACTACCAGTAGATTGGATCAACTAGTACACCTATACCAGAATTAACCAATAGCATCTGAGGCATCTCCACATCCTTCACATTTTTGGGGTACTATTATATATTTTGGAGGATCCAAAAGAGTGTGTTGTTGAGATGATCATGATTTTGAATCTGGTTGCTTTTGTCTTGGAAGCTATTTGGTATAGGATTGTATGACCCTATATGTGCTTCTGATTGTGTTTGGCCTTGTGTAGATATATCCTGGAGGGCAAAGAACTAGAGTTCTACATGAAGAAGATCCagaggaagaaggggaaggCTGCTGGAGGTGCTGcttgagtttttctttttctgtttctttttcatatactttgtttttgagctttctctgttttttttgggcGGGAGGTAGGACATATTTTTGCATTTCTATATATCAAGTTATCAACTAACTCGGCTTAGATGCTCCTCAGTTTGAACTTTCCCCTCcttttttggggaaaattttCCATTGAATTGCTCAGAACACCAGTTTATTACCTCTTTGTTATTGAAAAAAATCACTTGTAACAAAATAGATACAAAATTGGCAAAGgtaaggtttcctcagcccgtTGAAATGAGCTTATTTGAATGGTCTGAATATCTGCCATGTGGTAGATCGGATGAGGCTCTGGGAAGACCTCACTGTCTCCTACAGTCTTACCTACCGTTCAAGTTTCATCCCAAAAGGAGTTCGCCAAGTGACCAAAATATATGTAGGGATTATGGGATGGAATTTGACTGAATTAGGTTCTAAAATTTCAGATATGTTTAATTCAACTCTGTCCCTGTCCTGcattttctctaaaatttgacatgtgtcTAGTAAATGAATAATggatcaagtttccctccacccgcaatgggtattttggaacatacaaaaaccttgggaggggtttgtgaaccctaagatagtgggtgaactgtcctctatgagtggaggaaaactttgtccatgaATTCATTCTCCCTTGTCTTGAAATGTCAATACATATGAGATGCGAAAAATCTAGGGTCATGTGGCATGATACCGTGGGTAGAATGCATCTGGGATAGCCAATAGGCCATTAATGGTCACTCAGACTTCAGAGTCTCTAGGTTCCAAATTGGGATTCGGGCATGGATTGATCGTCCTGAATCGGCCATTTCCTTGTTTTtaagaaagggcaaaaaagGCATGCACACGACCACGTAGATATGCACACTCTCTTATAGAGACATTGGCCTCTTTCCAATATAATTATGTGGATCCCCCTCCCCACCTCCCTTTCCTTCCATTATACAAAATCGACATCTAAAAAACTCCTCTCCCCCTTTAAAGGTGTATGATACGATATTGTTTACTTATAAATTTGGCATCAACACGGTAGATTGTGATGCGTGGGCGTGCTAGAGTCGCAAGGACTTGAGAGATAACCGAATTGATCGGATCAGATTTCTAATCAAGACCATATGAGATCTTTCTAGTGTTTCAATTTCTCCAAGGATTTCAAGGATAAGAAAATCGCaataaaagaagaggaagaacattgAGCAAATATTCTATTGAATTGAATACTAATACATTTAAAGAACATACCATTGAGAGAACTCAAAAAGAATACTTTATTGATAGGAAGACGACTTTTGAAACATGGGCTAAAAGACGTATTACTGGTTGAAATGCCTCTTGAAACACAGGCCAATGAGACATTAGTGGTCGGAATCTAACTCCAACAAAAATTAAAGGATAACAGTTAAAcatctaaaattaaaaaataaaaaatcaacatttcaTCCTTGGCCTGTTGATGTTGATAATAACATGGTGCCAATGACTTGTTTATATTGAACATGATGCCTTCGTTTCAAACTTGCTGCCGTTGATAACATGGTGCCAACGGTCTGATAATGTTGGAGATCACGTGGTTGCTAATGGCCTTCTGATGCTATAACATGATGTCTTCGTTTCTGTCTTGCTAATGTTAACAATATGTTATCGAAAAGCCTGTTAATGCTAAATACATGCTGCCTCCTCTGAATGTTGATCTAGTCTACCtctaaaaaatatattgaaatGTAAAGACATGCTTGTATTGGTCGGAACCTGTTTTTCATCgcattctcttcttttataatTGCTCCCTTGATGGTTGTGGGTGGTTCCAGCAACTTCCACTTCtcattttaaatttgaatttgaacatCTTTAGGTAGTTAAAGAACTGTCTATAACCTTCTACACCACCTTCTCACTTTGttgttcaaaatttaaaaaaaaatccctttgatGGCAATGTGCAATACATGGCCTAAAAGCATGTATAGTGTTTCAGTCAAAGTAGGATGTGAAATTTGTAAAAATAGGATGTAAACAGATACGATTACAAGGGGTGACATGTTGATCTTCGAATACAAAATTAATGATTTCTAGGAACAAGAACAATCCTTACACGGACTGCTTGAAACTAAAAATGTGCGAACGAGAACTACTCTTATTTAAAAAGCCCATCTAACACATGAGCTTTATGGCTCAGAACACATAGCTTGGCACTTGCAGAAGCCAATTGGAGAAAATCATTTAACGGAATTTGGAACCCATAAGTTTTATATGTAACGGGTACAAATGATAAATATAAGTAGCTGAAGACCTCTAATTTCCGGAAGGTTGATGTGTTTCAGCTTCCCTCAAAGCCTCAATAAAGATATCCTTGAGACGGGGGTTTGAAGCTGCAGCTCTCTGAGATGTGATGTCGAAATCACTGCCAgatctgacaaaaaaaaattactctgTGAAAACCTCAGGCAAAGCACTTGAGAAAAtcttgggtgttcttgagaatATATGATTTTAGGACAAATAAAGTGATGGGAACCACAACAAACTGCTAACATAAAAGAATAGTTGTGGTTGTCAACTTTAGAGATGGATTTCTAAATCAGATTATAGGTCTATTGTCCTGTGTTCATTAGATACTTGAGAATCAGAGCAGCGTGTTTCACCCACATTGCCGCCTGCTTTGACATACAGAATGTGATGTTTCCGTCTTCCTAATGCAATGCTGGATTTAAAGGGGGAAAAATCCACAGATTTGTTACTTACGGATCAAAAACCAATCCTCCAGCTTCTTGAACAATTACAGCTCCACCCGCGACATCCCTGAGTGTCGAAGCCCACCATGTCAATCAATATTCACATCGAAGTAAATTGTAGAAACAAAACTTAAAAGGTTTTCAAAGCCATACCAAGGACCCCCAAATCCGAGCTCATAAAAGAGGTCAATCCTTCCACATGCAATTCCACAGAGATTTAATGCACAAGAACCACTCATCCGAAGGGATCGTACCTGATCATCTAAAAAATTACTATGCATGCCAGACTTTCACATCTCATTATGTATCAATATGTTCCACTTGAAGTTGTGACTTTACCTTGAAAAGTAAGCTATTAATTCTGTTTGTAGTAACATCGACTGTTGATTTATCACGCTTTGTGCCGACCTGCTCATGCAGAAGGTAAATGTTAATCAGCTTTATTGCAAGGCACACAGAAACATACTTGTGATGTTAATTTGGAAGATCCTATATTCTTGCAGTATGGTTTCACAAGACCAGAAATAAGTGAACAACAACATTAACCAAATCACAACACactctacatttttttttgttgggggggtgggggggtggggttgtaCTCTAACGAAATCTAAGTTGCAAGCAACACTAAATCAGGTTGGCTTTTATAATGTTGTACAAATCTTAAGACTGAAAAAGACTTGGCCTTCAtgctgtaagtaccgtggtccaaAAATCGGTGTCTACACATGCTGACTTGATTATTTGATCTGTTATCCAAGTAGAGCATAAAAGCCTACAAGGAAAATTCAACTACTAGTGTGCTATTTATGGTCTGTCCTCACCAGTTAAACAACTCGTTGCAGGCTTGGAATAGCAACGTCAACTCTTAAAATAGTTACAACTAGTAACTCATATTATTCACAAAAAACATGCAACTGGAAACTGAAATAAGCCCAGAAACCATCTGGAAGTCCGTTGAatgactaaaaataaaaatttgttggCATGCTTGAATCCATGACCTCAAAACACAATAAATTTTAATAATTGATAATGAGAGTTCATTAATCCCCAAGTACATCAAAGCTTTCAACAATAGTTCAGTAAT encodes:
- the LOC122639817 gene encoding cytochrome b561 and DOMON domain-containing protein At5g47530-like, whose translation is MATTFKPVLLFCVLISLFCSSSAQSCSNYIFSSSNKIFSKCNDLPVLNSFLHWTYNSSSGTVDIAYRHTGVSSSRWVAWAINPESTNMKGSQALVAYQLVDGNMTAYTSSIDNEEPSLQQSSLSFNVANLSAEFLNNEMIIYATVELPNNSTTVNQLWQDGPLSGNTPLSHQRTGDNVNSRGTLNFLSGDSTTASGNSRARRKNVHGVLSAVSWGILMPIGVIIARYLKVFKSADPAWFYLHIACQSSAYLVGVAGWGIGLKLGSESSGLQYNSHRNIGITLFVLGTLQVFALLLRPNKDHKYRLYWNIYHLSTGYCVIILSIINIFKGFDILDPEKEWKNAYIGIIVCLGIIALILEAITWFIVLKRRRSISTEKSHQGVNRVNGENGEGARPGV
- the LOC122639822 gene encoding 40S ribosomal protein S8 gives rise to the protein MGISRDSMHKRRSTGGKKKAWRKKRKYELGRQPANTKLSSNKTVRRIRVRGGNVKWRALRLDTGNYSWGSEAVTRKTRVLDVVYNASNNELVRTQTLVKGAIVQVDAAPFKQWYLQHYGLDIGRKKKPSASAKKDGEEVEATTEEAKKSNHVLRKLEKRQQEHKLDPHIEEQFGGGRLLAAISSRPGQCGRADGYILEGKELEFYMKKIQRKKGKAAGGAA